One part of the Mycolicibacterium aromaticivorans JS19b1 = JCM 16368 genome encodes these proteins:
- a CDS encoding limonene-1,2-epoxide hydrolase family protein: protein MTEQITNVSSDIDNAHTVEIFLNALQDQDLATADLQLDDNLVYQNVGFPTVRGRKRTMKLFKGLQRPSFGFEVKIHRIAVNGPVVLTERTDVLRVGPVRLQFWVCGVFEVTNGRITLWRDYFDMFDMTKATVRGLIGAVVPGLRPRL, encoded by the coding sequence ATGACCGAGCAGATCACCAACGTGAGCTCCGATATCGACAATGCCCATACGGTCGAGATTTTCCTGAACGCACTGCAGGACCAGGACCTGGCCACCGCCGATCTCCAGCTGGACGACAATCTCGTCTACCAGAACGTCGGCTTCCCCACCGTCCGCGGCCGCAAGCGAACCATGAAGCTGTTCAAAGGCCTGCAGCGTCCCAGCTTCGGCTTCGAGGTCAAGATCCACCGCATCGCGGTCAACGGCCCGGTGGTGCTCACCGAGCGCACCGATGTGCTGCGGGTCGGCCCGGTGCGGTTGCAGTTCTGGGTGTGCGGCGTCTTCGAGGTCACGAACGGCCGAATCACCCTGTGGCGGGACTACTTCGACATGTTCGACATGACCAAGGCCACCGTGCGCGGCCTCATCGGCGCAGTGGTGCCGGGGCTGCGCCCGAGGCTCTAG
- the pspM gene encoding phage shock envelope stress response protein PspM, with protein sequence MAVTPDKPGFVARQWRSVMQRGIDTVSEYADVAAQKLSAVSDPRARLLRKRRWALRLGIFFSFATVFWVAVTGLLATWSTPVWGLIITGVIAAGAAVPATLFLLRYRWLRGEPLPPSRQVSGRRLPPHGSVARPSMSALGASERGFHSLLGVMQRGNMLPPEEIRELVAAADRTAATMAATADEVVSMERAAIETPHSQSYLAPTINAFTAQLNTGVRQYNEMVTAAAQLVSAANTGGMSSSPMSQQRYRNELAGATDRLMGWAQAFDELGQLRRA encoded by the coding sequence ATGGCGGTGACACCGGACAAACCGGGATTCGTAGCGCGTCAATGGCGTTCGGTCATGCAGCGCGGTATCGACACCGTCAGCGAGTACGCCGACGTGGCGGCCCAGAAGCTCAGTGCCGTCTCCGATCCGCGGGCCCGGCTGCTGCGCAAGCGGCGCTGGGCGTTGCGGCTGGGAATCTTCTTCTCATTCGCCACCGTGTTCTGGGTGGCCGTCACCGGATTGCTCGCCACGTGGAGCACACCGGTCTGGGGGCTGATCATCACCGGGGTGATCGCCGCCGGTGCGGCAGTGCCCGCAACCTTGTTCTTGCTGCGTTATCGCTGGCTGCGTGGCGAGCCGCTGCCGCCCAGCCGGCAGGTCAGCGGCCGCCGGCTGCCGCCGCACGGATCGGTGGCCCGGCCGTCGATGTCGGCCCTCGGCGCCTCTGAGCGGGGCTTTCACTCGCTACTGGGCGTCATGCAGCGCGGGAACATGTTGCCGCCCGAGGAGATTCGCGAACTCGTCGCAGCAGCGGATCGCACCGCCGCGACCATGGCGGCCACGGCCGACGAGGTGGTGTCAATGGAGCGCGCCGCGATCGAGACGCCCCATTCACAGTCCTATCTGGCGCCCACCATCAACGCGTTCACCGCGCAGCTCAACACCGGGGTGCGGCAGTACAACGAAATGGTCACTGCCGCAGCGCAACTGGTCTCTGCGGCCAACACCGGCGGGATGTCGAGCTCGCCGATGTCGCAGCAGCGTTACCGCAACGAACTCGCGGGTGCGACTGACCGGCTGATGGGCTGGGCGCAGGCCTTCGACGAACTGGGCCAGCTCCGCCGCGCTTAG
- the pspA gene encoding phage shock protein PspA has product MANPFVKAWKYVTALFNSKIDEYADPKVQIQQAIEDAQRQHQGLTQQAAQVIGNQRQLEMRLNRQLADIEKLQVNVRQALTLADQAVASGDAAKATEYNNAAEAFAAQLVTAEQSVEDLKSLHDQALQAAGQAKKAVEQNAMVLQQKIAERTKLLSQLEQAKMQEQVSASLRSMSEIAAPGNTPSLDEVRDKIERRYANAMGAAELAQNSVQGRMLEVQQATVQMAGHSRLEQIRASMRGEALPAGDTAAAPATPAAPAVTPEPEKPLGQ; this is encoded by the coding sequence ATGGCCAATCCGTTCGTCAAGGCGTGGAAGTACGTCACGGCGCTCTTCAACTCGAAGATCGACGAATATGCCGACCCCAAGGTGCAGATCCAGCAGGCGATCGAGGATGCCCAGCGCCAGCACCAGGGTTTGACCCAGCAGGCCGCGCAGGTCATCGGCAATCAGCGCCAGCTCGAGATGCGCTTGAACCGTCAGCTCGCCGACATCGAGAAGCTGCAGGTCAACGTGCGGCAGGCGCTGACGCTGGCCGATCAGGCGGTGGCGTCCGGGGATGCCGCCAAGGCCACCGAGTACAACAACGCCGCCGAGGCGTTCGCCGCGCAGCTGGTCACCGCCGAGCAGAGCGTGGAAGACCTCAAGAGTCTGCACGACCAGGCGCTGCAGGCCGCCGGCCAGGCAAAGAAGGCCGTCGAACAGAACGCCATGGTGCTGCAGCAGAAGATCGCCGAGCGCACGAAGCTGCTCAGCCAGCTCGAGCAGGCCAAGATGCAGGAACAGGTCAGTGCCTCGCTGCGGTCGATGAGTGAGATCGCCGCACCCGGCAACACTCCCAGCCTCGACGAAGTCCGCGACAAGATCGAACGCCGCTACGCCAACGCGATGGGTGCCGCCGAGCTCGCGCAGAACTCGGTGCAGGGCCGCATGCTCGAGGTGCAGCAGGCCACCGTTCAGATGGCCGGACATTCCCGGCTCGAGCAGATCCGCGCGTCGATGCGCGGGGAGGCTCTGCCTGCCGGTGACACCGCGGCTGCTCCAGCCACCCCAGCCGCTCCGGCCGTCACCCCCGAGCCCGAGAAGCCATTAGGCCAGTAG
- the clgR gene encoding transcriptional regulator ClgR: MAILLREVIGDVLRDARTSQGRTLREVSDSARVSLGYLSEVERGRKEASSELLSAICTALDVPLSRVLTDAGAKMADRERVARLTSVPAQDGTIDVATKVVIPHPVTMAVA, encoded by the coding sequence ATGGCGATACTGCTGCGTGAGGTGATCGGCGATGTGCTGCGTGACGCTCGCACGTCGCAGGGACGCACCCTTCGTGAGGTGTCCGATTCGGCCCGAGTGAGCCTGGGATACCTCTCCGAGGTCGAGCGCGGCCGTAAGGAGGCCTCCAGCGAGCTGCTCAGCGCGATCTGCACCGCGTTGGACGTCCCGCTGTCGCGGGTCCTGACCGATGCCGGCGCCAAGATGGCCGACCGCGAGCGGGTCGCCCGGCTGACCTCCGTGCCGGCCCAGGACGGCACCATCGACGTCGCCACCAAGGTCGTCATTCCGCACCCCGTCACGATGGCGGTGGCCTGA
- a CDS encoding CinA family protein has translation MSEPLADDGARALVALLTARGETVATAESLTAGLLAATLAGVPGASAVLSGGVVTYTVETKIALAGVPRQLLDDVGPVAPATAAALAEGARDRCQATWGVGLTGVAGPEPHGGHPVGTVFLGLAGPGPTEFAELRLAGSRWDIRLAAVHQAVGRLHELVERS, from the coding sequence GTGAGCGAACCGCTGGCCGATGACGGTGCCCGCGCGCTGGTCGCTCTGCTGACCGCACGCGGTGAAACCGTGGCGACGGCGGAATCGCTGACCGCAGGCCTGCTGGCGGCGACCCTGGCCGGGGTGCCCGGTGCCAGCGCGGTGCTCAGCGGCGGCGTGGTGACGTACACCGTCGAGACCAAGATTGCGCTGGCAGGCGTGCCGCGGCAGCTGCTCGACGATGTCGGGCCGGTCGCGCCCGCGACGGCCGCCGCGCTAGCCGAAGGGGCACGCGATCGCTGTCAGGCGACCTGGGGTGTCGGCCTCACCGGGGTGGCCGGGCCGGAACCGCACGGCGGACATCCGGTCGGCACCGTTTTCCTGGGGCTGGCCGGTCCTGGCCCGACGGAGTTCGCCGAGCTACGGCTGGCCGGCTCACGCTGGGATATCCGGCTGGCGGCCGTACACCAGGCGGTCGGGCGGTTGCACGAGCTGGTCGAGCGATCCTGA
- the pgsA gene encoding CDP-diacylglycerol--glycerol-3-phosphate 3-phosphatidyltransferase — protein sequence MSGQPQTGPAVPRVRVANLANFLTGIRLVLVPIFLLFLFAGDGHETASRLTAFIIFAVAVITDRLDGSLARTYGMVTEFGKLADPIADKMLIGAALIGLSMLGDLPWWVTVVILIRELGITVLRFAVLRRGVIPASRGGKVKTLVQAVAIGLFVLPLHNWPPAWHIVAWVIMWAAIVLTVITGADYVVSAIKDSRERTAGR from the coding sequence GTGTCGGGACAACCCCAAACCGGTCCGGCGGTCCCGCGCGTGCGGGTCGCCAACCTAGCCAACTTCCTGACCGGTATCCGTCTGGTCCTGGTCCCGATCTTCCTGCTGTTCCTGTTCGCCGGTGATGGCCACGAAACAGCCAGCCGTCTAACGGCTTTCATCATTTTCGCGGTGGCGGTCATCACCGACCGGCTGGACGGTTCCCTGGCGCGCACCTACGGGATGGTCACCGAATTCGGCAAGCTGGCCGACCCGATCGCCGACAAGATGCTGATCGGTGCCGCCCTGATCGGGCTGTCGATGCTCGGCGACCTGCCGTGGTGGGTGACCGTGGTCATCCTGATCCGCGAGCTCGGCATCACGGTGCTGCGGTTCGCGGTACTTCGGCGCGGAGTGATCCCCGCCAGCCGCGGCGGCAAGGTCAAGACGCTGGTGCAGGCCGTCGCGATCGGGCTGTTCGTGCTGCCGTTGCACAACTGGCCACCGGCCTGGCACATCGTGGCCTGGGTGATCATGTGGGCGGCGATCGTGTTGACCGTGATCACCGGGGCCGACTACGTGGTCTCGGCGATCAAGGACTCCCGTGAGCGAACCGCTGGCCGATGA
- a CDS encoding amino-acid N-acetyltransferase has translation MSSDVVVRRARTSDVADIKRLVDIYAGRILLEKNLVTLYEAVQEFWVAEVDDEVVGCGALHVLWADLGEVRTVAVDPKVKGRGIGHTIVDQLLKVARELQLQRLFVLTFETEFFARHGFAEIEGTPVTSEVYDEMCRSYDIGVAEFLDLSYVKPNILGNTRMLLKL, from the coding sequence GTGAGCTCCGATGTCGTCGTCCGCCGCGCCCGCACCTCGGATGTCGCCGATATCAAGCGTCTGGTCGACATCTACGCGGGTCGCATCCTGCTGGAGAAGAACCTGGTCACCCTCTATGAGGCGGTCCAGGAATTCTGGGTGGCCGAGGTGGACGACGAGGTCGTCGGATGCGGGGCGCTGCACGTCCTGTGGGCCGACCTCGGCGAGGTTCGCACAGTCGCCGTCGACCCGAAAGTCAAGGGCCGCGGTATCGGCCACACGATCGTCGACCAGCTGCTGAAGGTCGCGCGCGAGCTGCAACTGCAGCGGCTGTTCGTGCTGACCTTCGAGACGGAGTTCTTCGCCCGGCATGGTTTCGCCGAGATCGAGGGCACCCCCGTCACCTCCGAGGTGTACGACGAGATGTGCCGGTCCTACGACATCGGCGTCGCGGAGTTCCTCGACCTGTCGTACGTCAAGCCCAACATCCTCGGCAACACCCGGATGCTGCTCAAGCTCTGA